A single region of the Bacteroides luhongzhouii genome encodes:
- a CDS encoding right-handed parallel beta-helix repeat-containing protein translates to MNKILLLTFVCLLLTSSCTSDDSKEIIKEETSGAQPQDPSFQNSKTYYVSLTGNDNYSDDKAKNESTPWRTIQKAANTIAGGDTVVILDGTYHEQVTIGARCSGNQVAPTLFVAKNEGKVIIDDEHNGVSERFTSVFKIDKAKYIKIEGLKVINSRWYGFSVENYCDNIIINKCSTYNTRASGMYVANASNMTITNNNVEKACQEHERDSNGNGSQECITLARTNQFEISHNEVYGSTVDGAAGGEGIDTKGSSYDGKISYNYIHDIVPLAIYVDAGSRESSNIRVFGNKAINTGGLAVAGELGGHADNIYYYNNVIVNSKLSGFVFQNVQNGKFTNIYIVNNTFYNTNTTSGFGGEIANYSKNEENENLVIKNNLFFNEANKQRFSIWHEVAAPHDISHNLYCYFKPGNSGGVNSFTESNLTSNDILNQDPLFVNGSEYNFNLQVSSPAINRAVPITLLGSEELLFDTDYNGKKRDPSNWDIGAFEYSVEN, encoded by the coding sequence ATGAATAAAATACTATTACTTACTTTTGTTTGCTTGTTATTAACGAGCAGTTGTACTTCTGATGATAGTAAAGAGATTATCAAAGAGGAAACTTCAGGTGCTCAACCCCAAGACCCTTCGTTTCAAAATTCTAAAACTTATTATGTGTCATTAACGGGAAACGACAATTATTCCGATGATAAAGCAAAGAATGAATCGACTCCTTGGCGCACAATTCAAAAAGCGGCCAATACGATTGCCGGTGGAGATACTGTAGTCATCTTGGATGGAACTTATCATGAGCAGGTGACGATAGGCGCACGTTGTAGCGGTAATCAGGTAGCTCCTACTCTTTTTGTTGCAAAAAATGAAGGAAAGGTTATTATTGATGACGAACATAATGGCGTATCAGAGCGTTTCACCAGTGTTTTTAAAATAGACAAGGCAAAATATATAAAGATAGAAGGTCTAAAAGTGATAAATTCGAGATGGTATGGCTTTAGTGTAGAGAATTATTGTGATAACATTATTATTAATAAATGTTCTACTTATAACACTCGAGCGTCCGGAATGTATGTGGCAAATGCCTCCAATATGACTATCACAAATAATAATGTGGAGAAAGCATGTCAGGAACATGAACGTGATTCGAATGGGAATGGAAGTCAAGAATGCATCACCTTGGCAAGGACGAATCAATTTGAGATAAGTCATAATGAAGTATATGGTTCTACAGTGGATGGAGCTGCCGGAGGGGAAGGTATTGATACCAAGGGTAGTTCGTATGATGGGAAAATATCGTATAATTATATTCATGATATAGTTCCGTTGGCTATTTATGTGGATGCCGGAAGTAGAGAATCTAGTAATATAAGAGTATTTGGTAATAAGGCGATTAATACGGGAGGGCTTGCTGTCGCGGGCGAACTAGGTGGACATGCTGATAACATATATTATTATAATAATGTGATAGTAAATAGTAAACTGTCCGGATTTGTATTTCAAAATGTTCAAAACGGGAAGTTTACGAATATTTATATTGTTAATAATACCTTTTATAACACCAACACCACTAGTGGGTTTGGTGGAGAGATCGCTAATTACAGCAAAAATGAGGAAAATGAAAACTTAGTGATTAAAAACAATCTCTTTTTCAATGAAGCAAATAAACAAAGATTTTCAATATGGCACGAAGTGGCTGCTCCGCATGATATCAGTCATAATCTCTATTGCTATTTTAAACCGGGCAATTCCGGGGGAGTTAATAGTTTTACAGAGAGCAATCTGACCAGTAATGATATACTTAACCAAGATCCTTTGTTTGTAAATGGTAGTGAGTATAACTTTAATTTGCAGGTTTCTTCTCCTGCAATAAATAGAGCTGTCCCCATCACACTGCTTGGCAGTGAAGAATTGCTGTTTGATACAGATTATAATGGAAAGAAAAGAGATCCCTCTAATTGGGATATAGGTGCATTTGAATATTCTGTGGAAAATTAA
- a CDS encoding right-handed parallel beta-helix repeat-containing protein produces MKRILTLIVLFTLTITFVQAQVWYVTGVGSDTNDGKTEKTAFRTLQKAATLVQPGDVVRIGNGIYTDKDDSNGSSVLLIKKSGRPDAWITWQAIPGHTPEIHPVGWGGITVEASYHILEGLTVIGKNDSIALIHALADAQKPTPSAVFNTNGIFVNGRNNCPNDKPHHVIIRNCTVAKCGGGITAIETDYVTIEDCKVFDNAWFMRYAGSGITFLNNWAFDDAPGYHVIIQRNLVWNNKCFVPWGRTGKLSDGNGILLDVTDQNGQGATNPNADAVVEQTSQSGTQRTVSDKKTSRPIWKNRSLIANNVSAYNGGSGIHTFRTSHVDIINNTTYWNGTSVDYQELFPNRSHDIVILNNIIVPRPGGKVTSNNKNTDIRWDYNIYPVDQNVFKGEHDIVADPRFVNPHINLSIGDFKLKKGSPALHSGTDDVAQPTDHQGKKRPKGAGRDRGAFEQ; encoded by the coding sequence ATGAAACGAATTCTAACTCTTATCGTTCTTTTTACCCTGACAATTACTTTTGTACAGGCGCAGGTATGGTACGTAACCGGTGTCGGTAGCGATACCAACGACGGAAAAACAGAAAAAACAGCTTTTCGCACCTTGCAGAAGGCAGCAACTTTGGTACAACCTGGCGATGTAGTACGCATTGGCAATGGCATATACACCGACAAAGATGACTCGAACGGCAGTTCCGTACTGTTGATAAAGAAATCGGGAAGACCCGATGCTTGGATAACTTGGCAAGCTATACCAGGTCATACCCCTGAAATACATCCAGTCGGTTGGGGAGGTATCACGGTAGAAGCCTCATATCACATACTTGAAGGACTTACCGTGATAGGTAAGAATGATTCTATCGCTCTTATACATGCTTTGGCAGATGCGCAAAAGCCCACCCCAAGTGCTGTTTTCAATACAAACGGAATATTCGTCAATGGGCGTAACAACTGTCCAAATGATAAACCGCATCATGTCATTATACGTAATTGTACAGTAGCTAAGTGTGGTGGTGGAATTACCGCTATTGAAACAGATTATGTAACAATTGAGGACTGTAAGGTTTTTGACAATGCGTGGTTCATGCGGTATGCTGGTTCGGGAATTACTTTTCTTAATAACTGGGCTTTCGACGATGCACCCGGTTATCATGTTATCATCCAACGTAACTTGGTGTGGAATAATAAATGCTTTGTTCCTTGGGGAAGAACAGGAAAATTGAGTGATGGCAATGGAATTCTACTCGACGTAACCGATCAAAACGGGCAAGGAGCCACCAATCCCAATGCTGACGCTGTGGTGGAGCAAACTTCTCAGTCTGGAACACAACGAACGGTATCCGATAAAAAAACTTCAAGACCCATCTGGAAGAATCGCTCCTTGATAGCCAACAATGTAAGTGCCTATAACGGGGGATCGGGTATACACACTTTCCGTACTTCTCATGTAGATATTATCAACAATACAACGTATTGGAACGGTACCTCAGTAGATTATCAGGAACTGTTTCCTAATCGTTCACATGACATTGTAATTCTAAATAATATCATCGTTCCCCGTCCCGGTGGAAAAGTGACCTCTAATAATAAGAACACAGACATTCGTTGGGACTATAATATTTATCCTGTAGACCAGAATGTTTTTAAAGGAGAACACGACATTGTTGCTGATCCTCGTTTTGTAAATCCTCATATAAATCTCTCCATCGGAGATTTTAAACTGAAAAAAGGAAGTCCGGCTTTGCATTCCGGTACGGACGACGTGGCGCAGCCTACGGATCATCAAGGAAAGAAACGTCCAAAAGGAGCGGGAAGAGATCGAGGGGCTTTTGAGCAATGA
- a CDS encoding IS110 family transposase → MNYSHFVGLDVGKKTFDASLMSADEKELSHKSFDNTPEGIQSLLDWIAGYHLSLSKLLFCAENMGSYVTELSVSSVSMGFSLALVCPLTIKKSIGLQRGKNDRIDAKRIANYAVLHYRKLELYKLPDKDLVRLRGWIIIRDNLVKQKVSSIKLLETFSQMAKLANATEAISFLEEQLKSIKEKILEVEEDMEQLIAVSTSLYTNYLLLRSIKGIGIINAIVLLCVTDNFQRFDNPRKFACYCGVTPFEHTSGISIRGKTQTSSLANKEVKVYLTRAAITAISWDPQMKAYYKRKIAEGKHKASVINAVRAKIIARSFAVIRRQTPFVTLAV, encoded by the coding sequence ATGAATTATTCTCATTTTGTAGGTCTTGATGTAGGAAAAAAAACTTTCGATGCATCATTAATGTCTGCGGACGAAAAAGAGTTGTCTCACAAGTCTTTTGATAACACTCCAGAAGGGATCCAATCTTTATTGGATTGGATAGCTGGTTATCATCTCTCTTTATCCAAACTCTTATTCTGTGCTGAAAACATGGGAAGTTATGTCACAGAGTTATCTGTTTCCAGTGTCTCCATGGGATTTTCCCTGGCTTTGGTTTGCCCGTTGACCATCAAGAAGTCCATAGGCTTGCAACGAGGCAAAAATGACCGCATTGACGCCAAAAGAATAGCGAACTATGCGGTATTACACTATCGAAAACTGGAGTTATACAAATTGCCTGACAAAGACTTGGTGAGACTACGAGGATGGATTATTATACGTGACAATTTGGTCAAGCAAAAAGTATCAAGCATAAAGTTATTGGAAACATTCTCCCAGATGGCTAAGTTGGCTAATGCGACAGAAGCCATTTCTTTTTTGGAAGAGCAGCTCAAGTCGATAAAAGAAAAGATCCTGGAGGTGGAAGAGGATATGGAGCAACTAATAGCTGTCAGTACATCGCTTTACACAAACTACTTGCTATTAAGAAGTATAAAAGGAATAGGAATTATCAATGCTATTGTATTACTGTGTGTTACTGACAATTTTCAAAGATTTGACAACCCGAGGAAATTTGCCTGCTATTGTGGGGTTACCCCATTTGAACATACTTCAGGTATTTCCATACGGGGAAAAACGCAGACTTCTTCATTGGCTAACAAAGAAGTAAAAGTATACCTTACCCGGGCAGCTATTACTGCCATCTCTTGGGATCCGCAGATGAAAGCATATTATAAAAGGAAAATAGCGGAGGGGAAACATAAAGCATCTGTAATCAATGCTGTAAGAGCCAAAATCATAGCAAGGTCTTTTGCTGTGATACGAAGGCAGACTCCATTTGTAACATTAGCCGTATAA
- a CDS encoding Ig-like domain-containing protein — MIKSFFLNIYIMVIFFCCATVLITSCGDNEETVPVTDVSFDNPTLLLIEGQKQILKAIIAPENATNKSVTWSSSSTGVATVSSVGEVEAKTVGTTTITATTVDGSKVAVCEVKVMKSLVSVTSVSLNKTELPLLIGGKETLIATIVPDNATVKTVAWTTSDAAVASVSQTGEVEARAIGSATITATTLDGEKTATCVVTVDASEFTVTFNTNGGTSIENAVIEKGNKLNKPTDPTKEGGLDEGLYPGKVNIEMGTYTFGGWYTDEQLTIAYDFDTEVVEDLTLYAKWDVNSGDLPEPIDLESINGDNIMVKAINYLKSLSLDTPAEYTLLLANNITSNNELSFNNKSVTLHFMGKGTERVIKRTINGNVFTINGGTFVLHKNIKVTADNIGNYYAFNILGGGHLVMEDGAKISDIKGATGRAAAVYVTDGASSFTMNGGEICNNELVGGSGNIIGVAVCLNWGSFYMKGGLISGNKLETCFNTHCVAGGVMAIRRTPFIKTGGVIENNTAEITTAGGAGRTGQQVFCFATTGDGGAANHRKVDDNLSKDDNLSNKEMTNPLWKVVP, encoded by the coding sequence ATGATAAAGTCGTTTTTTTTAAATATATATATCATGGTCATCTTCTTTTGTTGTGCCACAGTTCTTATTACATCTTGTGGGGACAATGAAGAAACAGTTCCGGTAACCGATGTATCGTTCGATAATCCGACTCTGTTATTGATTGAAGGACAAAAACAAATTCTCAAAGCAATCATTGCTCCCGAGAATGCGACCAATAAAAGCGTTACTTGGAGCAGCAGTTCCACCGGCGTGGCCACTGTGAGTAGTGTGGGTGAGGTAGAAGCTAAAACTGTAGGAACAACTACCATTACTGCGACCACTGTAGACGGTAGTAAGGTTGCTGTCTGCGAGGTTAAAGTAATGAAATCTTTGGTATCTGTTACTAGCGTCAGTCTCAATAAAACCGAGCTTCCTTTGTTGATTGGTGGAAAGGAAACCCTTATCGCTACTATCGTTCCGGACAATGCTACCGTTAAAACCGTTGCATGGACCACAAGCGATGCGGCAGTAGCCAGTGTGAGTCAAACGGGTGAAGTTGAAGCCAGAGCCATAGGATCGGCTACTATTACTGCGACCACACTTGATGGTGAAAAGACAGCGACTTGCGTTGTAACCGTAGATGCTAGTGAATTTACTGTTACTTTCAACACTAACGGTGGTACATCCATTGAAAATGCTGTGATAGAGAAAGGCAATAAACTTAATAAGCCAACCGATCCGACAAAAGAAGGTGGGCTGGACGAAGGATTGTATCCAGGAAAAGTAAATATCGAAATGGGTACTTATACTTTCGGTGGCTGGTATACTGATGAACAGTTGACAATAGCTTATGATTTCGATACTGAAGTAGTAGAGGATTTAACCCTCTATGCTAAATGGGATGTAAATTCGGGTGATTTGCCTGAACCTATAGACTTGGAAAGCATAAATGGAGATAATATCATGGTAAAAGCCATTAATTATTTGAAAAGCCTTTCATTAGACACCCCCGCCGAATATACACTCTTATTGGCAAACAATATCACTTCCAATAATGAATTGTCTTTCAATAACAAGAGCGTTACTCTGCACTTCATGGGAAAAGGCACGGAACGTGTTATCAAGCGCACTATAAATGGCAACGTGTTCACAATAAATGGAGGTACCTTTGTATTGCATAAGAACATTAAAGTCACTGCTGATAATATAGGTAACTACTACGCTTTCAATATACTCGGTGGCGGGCATTTGGTGATGGAGGATGGTGCTAAAATATCCGATATAAAGGGTGCTACAGGTAGAGCCGCAGCTGTTTATGTAACCGATGGTGCTTCAAGCTTTACTATGAATGGAGGCGAAATTTGTAATAATGAACTTGTAGGAGGTAGTGGAAATATCATAGGTGTGGCTGTATGCTTGAACTGGGGTAGTTTCTATATGAAAGGTGGCTTGATTTCTGGTAATAAATTAGAAACCTGCTTTAATACGCATTGCGTGGCAGGTGGTGTAATGGCTATAAGAAGAACGCCATTTATTAAAACCGGTGGAGTTATCGAAAACAATACAGCTGAAATAACCACAGCAGGAGGTGCGGGAAGAACAGGGCAGCAGGTGTTCTGTTTTGCCACAACAGGAGACGGTGGTGCGGCTAACCATAGAAAAGTAGATGACAACCTAAGCAAGGATGATAATTTAAGTAATAAAGAGATGACCAACCCGCTCTGGAAAGTGGTACCGTAA
- a CDS encoding right-handed parallel beta-helix repeat-containing protein has protein sequence MKQIYYSVILCCSLLVAGCGGDDPILDAGSGSNTNSKPTESVYYVSPEGSDSNNGKAAAFPFKSFDKVLSVIRPGDVVNLMNGTYESVAKPVIALKREHSGTEEKYITFKAMEGHKPKILAGGVGVWNAVVIDASYIIFDGIEFEGYNQRLNYDDAYNMYQTWLDGTIKYDQAAVYNTNAISIGSGELCHHVIIRNCIVHDFPGGGLGAGQSDYITFENNVVYNNAWYTMYACSGISVIVPYNSDNKTDYKIKIIGNYCHSNKTMIPWNSTKNLSDGNGIIIDINNRASDMIKDTDPRPYMGRTLVQNNISVNNGGSGIHSFKANHVDIFNNTAYHNGMVVGYADIHSNQCTDVNIKNNIMYAREGNKCNEKPGNDTEVYDYNVYFGGTVAHKGPNDIVGDPMFVNLSLDREAADFHLKPGSVALGSASNGKNRGAYE, from the coding sequence ATGAAACAAATATATTACAGTGTTATATTATGTTGCTCTTTGTTAGTAGCAGGTTGCGGTGGCGATGACCCGATATTAGATGCCGGATCGGGATCGAATACAAACTCAAAACCTACGGAGAGCGTTTACTATGTGTCTCCAGAAGGTTCAGATAGCAATAATGGCAAAGCTGCGGCTTTTCCTTTTAAAAGTTTCGATAAGGTTTTGTCGGTTATAAGACCGGGAGATGTGGTGAACTTAATGAACGGAACGTATGAGTCTGTTGCTAAACCAGTGATCGCTTTAAAGCGTGAACACTCCGGTACTGAAGAAAAGTATATTACTTTCAAAGCGATGGAAGGTCATAAACCTAAAATCTTAGCGGGTGGTGTAGGTGTGTGGAATGCGGTAGTAATTGATGCTTCTTACATTATTTTCGATGGTATCGAATTCGAAGGTTATAATCAGCGTCTCAATTATGACGATGCGTATAATATGTACCAAACTTGGTTAGATGGAACTATAAAATATGATCAGGCGGCCGTTTACAATACAAACGCCATTTCCATAGGTAGCGGAGAACTGTGTCACCATGTGATTATACGCAACTGTATCGTACACGATTTTCCAGGTGGCGGATTAGGTGCGGGGCAGTCCGATTATATAACCTTTGAAAACAATGTAGTCTATAACAATGCTTGGTATACGATGTATGCCTGTAGTGGAATCAGTGTGATTGTTCCCTATAACAGCGATAATAAGACTGATTACAAAATTAAAATAATCGGTAATTACTGTCACTCCAACAAAACGATGATACCTTGGAATAGTACCAAAAATCTTTCTGATGGAAATGGTATTATTATTGATATTAACAATCGTGCTAGCGACATGATAAAAGATACTGACCCAAGGCCTTATATGGGGCGTACGCTGGTGCAGAATAACATAAGTGTGAATAACGGTGGGTCGGGCATTCACTCTTTTAAGGCTAATCATGTGGACATTTTCAATAACACTGCCTACCACAACGGTATGGTAGTGGGGTATGCCGATATCCACTCTAACCAGTGTACAGACGTGAATATTAAAAACAACATTATGTACGCTCGTGAAGGTAACAAGTGTAATGAGAAGCCCGGTAATGATACCGAAGTTTATGACTATAATGTCTATTTTGGAGGAACTGTGGCACATAAAGGGCCAAACGATATTGTAGGCGACCCTATGTTTGTCAACCTCAGTCTGGATCGTGAGGCTGCCGATTTTCATCTCAAACCGGGTAGCGTAGCTCTCGGATCAGCCTCTAATGGAAAGAATCGTGGAGCCTACGAATGA
- a CDS encoding DUF1735 domain-containing protein codes for MKKNILFMLICGWVLATTFASCGYDEYADADYPETTIYQPMALEPVWNIDAPNPENPSLVTPGGTKRYEIDKANNKFIVLLGVVQSGIEFKASTVDISIDHSIVNTMIMDGRLPIGTLPLPASAYSIPSSVNMVSNAASTPFQMVIDLNVLTGVNAGKKFAVAVKISSSSVATNDDLDTAVICIDTNFIQGIIK; via the coding sequence ATGAAAAAGAATATACTTTTTATGCTAATATGCGGCTGGGTGTTAGCGACGACTTTTGCTTCATGCGGCTATGATGAATATGCCGATGCCGATTATCCGGAAACGACGATATATCAACCAATGGCATTGGAACCTGTTTGGAATATTGACGCTCCGAATCCGGAGAATCCTTCTCTTGTAACCCCCGGCGGGACAAAAAGATATGAGATCGATAAAGCCAATAATAAGTTTATTGTATTGTTGGGTGTGGTTCAGTCGGGGATTGAATTCAAAGCATCCACAGTGGATATATCAATAGATCATTCCATTGTCAATACCATGATAATGGACGGGCGTTTGCCGATTGGAACTTTACCTTTGCCAGCGTCGGCATATTCAATTCCTTCATCAGTTAATATGGTTTCAAATGCTGCATCTACTCCTTTTCAGATGGTTATTGATTTAAATGTACTGACGGGTGTTAATGCCGGGAAAAAGTTTGCAGTTGCTGTAAAAATATCGAGTTCGTCTGTTGCGACTAATGATGATTTAGACACAGCAGTGATATGTATTGATACAAATTTTATTCAGGGTATAATCAAATAA
- a CDS encoding RagB/SusD family nutrient uptake outer membrane protein, whose protein sequence is MKKKILLFMLPCLTVLTSCEDYLDRDVETALNETIAFSSYENAMNVAYSVYGDLPQGLSEIWGSASSAMMAAATDEAEFTIQTHAVQKFNTGSWLPTDMPDNPLNRYYASIRKVYNFLENADNINYDDVRDNPSQPGTYEARLKDVQQLKYEVLLLRAFYMFELIKRYGGVPIVKEKLKLDTDYSTLKRNTLEECVNEIIYWCDEVSKEGALPVKQPDAELGRLTAGAAKALKSQVLLFAASELWNNPSWASGYAHPELISLPAGDRNARWKAAADAAKAVIDMSGEAGYALDTYANLFGTTAFRSKEIIFCRRDAASNSFEKVNLPISYDLVTGGNCPSQNLVDAFQVKVNASASENFDWSNPTHKANPYENRDSRLKAFILVNNEWFKERNVEIWAGGRDGAGVRNATPTGYYIKKFVYQWSNLTKNETSVHTWIYTRLAEIYLNYIEALNEYKPGDSDIKKYYDLIRSRADMPGLPAGLSQDEVRKLIRQERFVELCFEGKRWFDLRRWMDEETLKQPLRKVDITKQPNGGFTYVAGKLEDRSFEKKMYFYPIPQSELNKLPDWEQNPLW, encoded by the coding sequence ATGAAAAAGAAAATATTACTATTTATGCTGCCTTGTCTGACTGTGCTGACTTCGTGTGAGGACTATTTGGACAGGGATGTTGAAACAGCTTTGAATGAGACTATCGCGTTTTCATCGTATGAAAACGCGATGAATGTAGCCTATTCTGTATATGGTGATCTTCCTCAGGGATTGTCGGAAATTTGGGGATCCGCATCATCGGCTATGATGGCTGCTGCAACGGATGAGGCTGAATTTACGATTCAAACGCATGCCGTGCAGAAATTCAATACGGGGAGCTGGCTTCCTACTGATATGCCGGATAATCCGCTGAACAGATACTATGCATCCATTCGTAAGGTATATAATTTTTTGGAGAATGCGGATAATATTAACTATGATGACGTACGTGATAATCCTTCACAACCGGGTACTTATGAGGCTCGGTTGAAAGATGTCCAACAACTGAAATATGAAGTGTTGTTGTTGCGCGCATTCTATATGTTCGAATTGATAAAACGCTATGGTGGTGTGCCAATTGTAAAAGAAAAGCTAAAATTGGATACCGATTATTCTACCTTGAAACGTAACACCTTGGAAGAATGTGTAAATGAGATTATTTATTGGTGTGATGAGGTGTCTAAAGAAGGTGCATTGCCGGTTAAGCAACCGGATGCTGAACTCGGACGCCTAACGGCAGGGGCTGCAAAAGCGCTGAAAAGCCAAGTATTACTTTTTGCGGCAAGTGAATTGTGGAATAATCCGTCTTGGGCAAGTGGCTATGCGCATCCTGAATTGATTTCGTTACCGGCAGGAGATCGGAATGCTCGTTGGAAAGCTGCGGCGGATGCGGCAAAGGCGGTCATTGATATGTCAGGTGAAGCCGGTTACGCACTAGATACCTATGCCAACTTATTTGGAACAACCGCCTTCAGAAGTAAGGAAATCATTTTCTGTCGTCGGGATGCGGCAAGCAATTCTTTTGAAAAGGTGAATTTGCCGATCAGCTATGATTTAGTAACGGGAGGAAATTGCCCTTCCCAAAATCTGGTGGATGCTTTTCAGGTAAAAGTAAATGCGTCGGCATCGGAAAATTTTGACTGGTCGAATCCCACACACAAGGCGAATCCTTATGAAAACAGAGATTCACGTCTGAAGGCATTCATATTGGTAAATAATGAGTGGTTTAAGGAGCGCAATGTGGAGATATGGGCAGGCGGACGAGATGGAGCAGGAGTACGTAATGCGACTCCTACCGGATATTATATTAAAAAGTTCGTATATCAATGGTCCAATTTGACTAAAAATGAAACGTCTGTTCATACGTGGATCTATACTCGTCTTGCCGAAATTTATCTAAATTATATAGAGGCATTGAATGAATATAAGCCGGGCGACAGTGATATTAAAAAGTATTATGATTTGATTCGTAGCCGTGCGGATATGCCGGGACTGCCCGCTGGTTTGTCGCAGGATGAGGTTCGGAAACTGATCAGGCAAGAGCGCTTTGTTGAACTTTGTTTTGAGGGTAAACGTTGGTTTGATCTTCGTCGCTGGATGGACGAGGAAACATTGAAGCAACCATTACGCAAAGTTGATATCACTAAGCAACCTAACGGTGGCTTTACGTATGTTGCTGGAAAGTTGGAAGACAGGTCCTTTGAGAAGAAGATGTATTTCTACCCGATTCCGCAGAGTGAACTAAACAAGTTGCCTGATTGGGAACAAAATCCGTTATGGTAA